The DNA window CTATTATCTGGTGATGGGTGTATTTATCTTTTCTATATATGAAGCTAGGCATAATGGGTGCTTCTGATTTCAGGGCAGTGAAAATAGGGCCATAGGGGATCCTTGCTTTTTTACCAAAAAAATTAACCGGGTTAGCCCGACAGGTAGGATCCCAGTCAGTGGGTATGGCTACAACTCCATTTTCCTTGAGTATTCGAAAAATGTTTAGCAGACGGTCATTATAAATAGTGTTAAGTCCCTTGGACAGCCTTTTGGATTCAAAAAAATTATTAAGGGGCTTGTATTTTCTCTGCAGCCCCATTCCCCAGGTGTTTTCTATCTCCAGTGCAATCCTGCAGGCCCCCCATTCAAAATTTCCTATATGTGCAGTAAAGATTATGGCCCCCTTGCCTTTATCTAGAGCCCTCTGGAGGTTTTCCATCCCTTCAAGTTCTACTATCTGCTTCAGTCTATCTCTGGGCACCAGCTTGTGTTTAAGGAAGTCTACTATATTCTTTAACCAATGCTGGTAAATTTTGATGGCCGTGCGGTGTACCTGGGGATGGTTTATGTCTTTACCCATGACCCTGGATATATTTTTTTTCAGGGGATAAAGATTGATCCCAAAAATTACTGCTAGCCTGGCCAGTATCCTGGCTATAAAGTAGGCAACAGGATAAGGCAAGATGAATGCAAGAAACTCCAGAAACTTATAACCGATAAATGCAAGCATCTATATTCCTATTACTAATTTGGTAATGATAAAAATGTCAGGATAAATATTGTATAATAATATTAAATTTTGAAGTTAATTAAAAGCATTTTTTAAGGCAGGTGGAATCAATATGAATAAAAGCAATCAAAAGGAAGTGGGTTTAAGCCAGGTTCTAAACTACAAGCCTTCGGGAAGCCCGGTGGTATCAGCCTATCTTATGGTAGATGGGGCCAGAACCAATAAAAGGGATTACCTGACCAAGCTCAACTCTATGATGACCAAAAAA is part of the Actinomycetes bacterium genome and encodes:
- a CDS encoding lysophospholipid acyltransferase family protein produces the protein MLAFIGYKFLEFLAFILPYPVAYFIARILARLAVIFGINLYPLKKNISRVMGKDINHPQVHRTAIKIYQHWLKNIVDFLKHKLVPRDRLKQIVELEGMENLQRALDKGKGAIIFTAHIGNFEWGACRIALEIENTWGMGLQRKYKPLNNFFESKRLSKGLNTIYNDRLLNIFRILKENGVVAIPTDWDPTCRANPVNFFGKKARIPYGPIFTALKSEAPIMPSFIYRKDKYTHHQIIGSPLKIDRSKDVAANMATMIEVLEKYIAAHVDQWEMFHDIWVD